In Vibrio bathopelagicus, one DNA window encodes the following:
- the tadF gene encoding tight adherence pilus pseudopilin TadF, with protein sequence MQAKQKGAFAVELAMVLVFASGIFVVVVNHMLAINKKGQLDRASYSLTTIFAERKQLFNANMDICAGDCRKTEHNAFVIASASMKRMIPNFDKTKFGMRIDEIRLEETALSGGKVNYRRVQKTLTKGSIHGCDFPDMSDITKEKAIEILPITSRGRRLPMYQVSLCYEIPTNLIGIANGEVFRLVSTSYSFARV encoded by the coding sequence GTGCAAGCTAAACAAAAAGGTGCATTTGCAGTTGAGTTGGCGATGGTATTGGTCTTTGCGTCAGGCATTTTTGTCGTCGTAGTAAACCATATGTTGGCCATCAATAAAAAAGGACAACTCGACAGAGCTTCCTATTCATTGACCACAATCTTTGCTGAACGAAAACAATTGTTTAATGCCAATATGGATATCTGTGCGGGCGATTGTCGGAAAACAGAACACAACGCGTTTGTGATTGCTTCTGCTTCGATGAAACGAATGATTCCAAACTTTGATAAAACCAAATTTGGGATGCGTATCGACGAGATAAGACTTGAAGAAACGGCTTTATCTGGAGGTAAAGTAAATTACCGAAGGGTTCAAAAGACTCTGACCAAAGGGAGCATACACGGATGTGACTTTCCAGACATGAGTGATATCACCAAAGAAAAAGCGATAGAAATACTTCCTATCACATCACGAGGCCGCAGGTTACCTATGTATCAGGTTTCTCTCTGTTATGAAATCCCGACTAATTTGATTGGTATCGCTAACGGAGAGGTTTTTCGCCTTGTGAGTACATCTTATTCATTTGCGAGGGTTTAA
- a CDS encoding TadE/TadG family type IV pilus assembly protein — MRPLKRKQKGSLTVEVAMGIPIFLAIVFGWVEICILTFSMSMTDHALTTAVMRTKKAGDSSSSNSINYSQMIKDELDKAGGSLWSNVVKEGSVIVHVNYFRDYEGFLKCTDTYASADKCPDKKDEPEDMALAVYALEYTYDPIVSIWFPDMPIKREIITIQEYERCSFKIGQGAGCAS, encoded by the coding sequence ATGAGACCGTTGAAACGAAAGCAAAAGGGGTCGTTGACGGTTGAAGTTGCTATGGGTATTCCGATCTTTCTGGCTATTGTCTTCGGATGGGTTGAGATCTGTATTTTGACCTTCTCAATGAGCATGACTGATCACGCATTAACGACAGCAGTGATGCGAACTAAAAAAGCGGGTGACTCGAGCAGTAGCAACTCCATTAACTACAGCCAAATGATCAAAGACGAGTTGGACAAAGCGGGCGGCTCTTTGTGGAGCAACGTAGTCAAAGAAGGGAGTGTGATCGTCCATGTTAACTATTTTCGAGATTACGAAGGCTTTCTGAAATGCACGGATACTTATGCTTCTGCAGATAAGTGTCCAGATAAGAAAGATGAACCGGAAGACATGGCATTGGCTGTTTACGCTTTGGAATACACCTATGATCCGATTGTCTCCATATGGTTCCCAGATATGCCTATCAAGCGGGAAATTATCACTATTCAAGAATATGAAAGATGCTCTTTCAAAATTGGTCAGGGAGCGGGTTGTGCAAGCTAA
- a CDS encoding tetratricopeptide repeat protein yields MIRKYILTVIMLVLISGCTTVNNQLDTKEQLLIGSGDSQKLIEFYKANIQFDSVYKVKLVNLYLDLKDIKSAELYRSTYSESDLDDPEFILTDARIYYQKKNFEYALEELKKYRDEGGAEYEYQLLTGKILAQQKRFTEAIEHFEESRKQGASDREAGNNIAVVKIMQSDYLGATDILYDLYLSNPNDQRVSSNLILSSVKSQRPDIALEVLKHSNSDEQAHKQLSALMRSISKSKGKKAVTQSTIEMEQQLIGSQVNSGGFVAPTSRVSKLDTTAELQASRHSVDGSVLDPRKLKPGAKPIYRVQVLATYTAIPSDFLNYLKTNYGSVYSYTHGLWKRYCIGDFNDLDEAKAFLNSIDIKGAFVVDYTKKRYVRL; encoded by the coding sequence GTGATAAGAAAGTATATATTAACCGTAATTATGTTGGTTTTAATCTCTGGTTGTACAACGGTTAATAATCAACTTGATACCAAAGAACAATTGCTTATTGGGTCGGGTGATTCACAAAAGCTCATAGAGTTTTATAAGGCGAATATCCAATTTGACTCGGTATATAAAGTCAAACTCGTTAATTTGTATCTAGATCTTAAAGATATCAAGTCGGCTGAATTATATCGAAGCACCTATAGCGAAAGTGACCTTGATGATCCTGAGTTTATTCTAACCGATGCTCGAATCTACTATCAGAAAAAAAACTTTGAGTACGCATTAGAAGAGCTAAAAAAGTATCGGGATGAAGGTGGAGCAGAATATGAATACCAACTTTTAACCGGAAAAATATTAGCGCAACAAAAGCGATTTACCGAAGCTATTGAGCATTTTGAGGAAAGTCGAAAGCAAGGAGCCTCAGACAGAGAAGCCGGAAACAATATCGCTGTTGTAAAAATAATGCAGTCTGATTATTTAGGTGCGACGGACATTTTATATGACCTTTACCTGTCGAATCCAAACGACCAAAGAGTTAGCTCTAACTTGATTCTATCTTCGGTTAAGTCTCAGCGACCGGATATCGCACTGGAAGTTTTAAAACACTCGAATAGTGATGAGCAGGCCCACAAGCAGCTATCTGCATTAATGAGGTCAATATCTAAAAGCAAAGGGAAGAAGGCCGTGACACAGTCAACGATAGAAATGGAACAGCAGCTTATTGGTTCTCAAGTTAATTCAGGTGGCTTTGTAGCACCGACATCACGAGTCAGTAAATTGGATACGACCGCAGAGCTTCAAGCTTCTAGACACAGTGTCGATGGCTCTGTGCTTGACCCAAGAAAACTTAAACCCGGTGCAAAACCTATTTATCGAGTACAAGTGTTGGCGACGTATACGGCGATTCCTTCTGATTTCTTGAACTACTTAAAAACAAATTATGGCTCTGTTTATTCGTATACACATGGACTGTGGAAGCGCTATTGCATTGGTGATTTTAATGACTTAGATGAAGCGAAAGCGTTCTTAAACAGTATCGATATTAAGGGAGCATTCGTTGTTGATTACACCAAGAAAAGGTATGTCCGACTATGA
- a CDS encoding type II secretion system F family protein has protein sequence MTLILIASWSALLLYFLIHRSRQSKKLSSLIEMEAEFEGVKGVRSVIDSQQFEESYKARLRKSYKKTIKVFQPNMSLKLILFASVTASAVYAVNEFFLRQDYFVCLLLAEPILFFVFYTKLKQRQMDRFKTNFPDALNILSGAISSGQSIIHAFEYVGKQLDNDVGKEFKLMAERLLIGEDPDDVLERSSNTFPYLEYFFFASTIRINLARGGQLKDVINKINRLMFDSRAVEKKKNALTSEARASAKIIACLPVIFLIILKFTSPENYSFVMFEEAGQPIFYYVLVSELLGFFCIWLILRGVN, from the coding sequence ATGACCTTAATACTGATTGCTTCATGGAGCGCTTTGTTACTTTACTTCCTTATCCATCGCTCTCGTCAAAGCAAAAAATTGAGCAGCTTAATTGAGATGGAAGCTGAATTTGAAGGGGTTAAAGGTGTTCGTTCTGTTATTGATTCACAACAGTTTGAAGAGAGCTACAAAGCCCGGTTGAGGAAAAGTTACAAGAAGACCATCAAAGTATTTCAACCTAATATGTCTTTGAAGTTAATTCTATTTGCATCTGTGACAGCATCGGCAGTCTATGCGGTCAATGAGTTCTTCTTGCGTCAGGATTATTTCGTTTGCTTACTCCTTGCTGAACCAATCTTGTTCTTTGTTTTTTACACAAAGTTAAAGCAAAGACAAATGGATCGTTTCAAAACTAACTTTCCAGACGCTTTGAACATTTTGAGCGGCGCTATTTCTTCTGGTCAAAGCATCATTCATGCGTTCGAGTACGTAGGTAAGCAGCTTGATAATGATGTGGGCAAAGAGTTCAAGCTTATGGCTGAGCGATTACTTATTGGTGAAGATCCTGATGATGTTCTTGAGCGTAGCAGCAATACTTTTCCTTATTTAGAGTATTTCTTTTTCGCTTCAACGATAAGAATTAACCTAGCTCGGGGTGGTCAGCTCAAAGATGTGATCAACAAAATTAATCGACTTATGTTTGATTCTCGAGCCGTTGAAAAAAAGAAAAATGCATTGACCTCAGAAGCGCGAGCTTCTGCCAAAATTATCGCCTGTTTGCCCGTGATTTTTCTTATCATCCTGAAGTTTACAAGCCCTGAGAACTACAGCTTTGTTATGTTTGAGGAAGCGGGACAACCTATTTTTTATTACGTTCTAGTGAGCGAATTATTAGGTTTCTTTTGCATCTGGCTGATTTTGCGAGGTGTAAATTGA